A stretch of Microbacterium caowuchunii DNA encodes these proteins:
- the eccB gene encoding type VII secretion protein EccB, producing the protein MATKNDLIEAQTFSRRRLLTAFVSGAPGGKELEPTAPLRAVIAAIALTVAVVLVGVFWGLIKPGLPNGWDNGKLILVSDTGARFVTVDGKLHPVINTASARLLLPASDFAVISTDQQNLDGVSLGETLGIVGAPDELPAPERLRNAGWSACVGEDAVVDVRIGGGSAEPAGRAVVVESDGDRFVIDGERSYAVDEGSDAILRAAGITALDPVQVPADWLNLFTPGSPLAPIVVADAGAAVTGTDLRAGDVVHIRGTPDDDRFLVQSDGTLAELTPLAWRLYQLGEAGGDEAIEVSGAEVAGLETTARPAGGADWPVDGFRSIAPDERACALLVGDGAQAHTVLATRPAGAEIRAGVHVEPGTGALVRAGGRGAQSTGIVTLVDATGTAFPLPGADEETVNRLGYAVSDIGLAGDVWIDLLATGPALTAEAAGRSPSGETDAE; encoded by the coding sequence ATGGCCACCAAGAACGACCTCATCGAGGCGCAGACCTTCTCGCGCCGACGTCTGCTCACCGCCTTCGTGAGCGGTGCCCCGGGCGGCAAGGAGCTCGAGCCGACCGCCCCCCTGCGGGCGGTCATCGCTGCGATCGCCCTGACCGTCGCCGTCGTGCTGGTGGGCGTGTTCTGGGGGTTGATCAAACCGGGGCTGCCCAACGGGTGGGACAACGGCAAACTCATCCTCGTCAGCGACACCGGCGCGCGGTTCGTGACCGTGGACGGCAAGCTGCACCCGGTCATCAACACCGCGAGTGCGCGCCTCCTGCTGCCGGCGAGCGACTTCGCCGTGATCTCGACCGACCAGCAGAACCTGGACGGGGTGAGCCTCGGCGAGACGCTCGGCATCGTCGGCGCGCCCGATGAGCTCCCCGCACCGGAGCGGCTCCGGAACGCGGGCTGGAGCGCGTGCGTCGGCGAGGACGCCGTGGTGGACGTGCGCATCGGGGGCGGTTCCGCCGAACCGGCCGGCCGGGCCGTCGTCGTGGAATCGGACGGGGACCGGTTCGTGATCGACGGCGAGCGCAGCTATGCGGTCGACGAGGGCAGCGACGCGATCCTGCGCGCCGCCGGCATCACGGCGCTCGATCCGGTCCAGGTGCCCGCGGACTGGCTCAACCTGTTCACGCCGGGATCCCCGCTCGCCCCCATCGTGGTGGCGGATGCGGGCGCCGCCGTCACCGGCACGGACCTGCGCGCCGGGGACGTGGTCCACATCCGCGGCACCCCCGACGACGACCGGTTCCTGGTGCAGTCCGACGGCACCCTCGCGGAGCTGACGCCGCTGGCCTGGCGCCTGTATCAGCTCGGCGAGGCGGGCGGTGACGAGGCGATCGAGGTGTCCGGCGCCGAGGTCGCGGGGCTGGAGACGACGGCGCGTCCCGCGGGCGGCGCGGACTGGCCGGTCGACGGCTTCCGGTCCATCGCCCCCGACGAGCGCGCCTGCGCCCTCCTCGTCGGTGACGGGGCGCAGGCGCACACCGTCCTGGCGACCCGGCCGGCCGGGGCGGAGATCCGCGCCGGTGTGCACGTGGAGCCCGGCACCGGTGCGCTGGTTCGGGCCGGAGGACGGGGCGCGCAGAGCACCGGCATCGTGACCCTGGTGGACGCGACGGGAACGGCGTTCCCCCTTCCCGGCGCGGACGAGGAGACGGTCAACCGGCTGGGATACGCCGTGTCCGACATCGGTCTGGCCGGGGACGTCTGGATCGACCTGCTCGCGACCGGACCCGCCCTGACGGCCGAGGCCGCGGGTCGCTCCCCGTCCGGCGAGACGGACGCGGAATGA
- the eccD gene encoding type VII secretion integral membrane protein EccD codes for MSAPRALLRISVQSEGRRLDIGVPAQVPLIEFMPGFARSLGVLDPTMTYAGYALQKADGTVLDVAQGAAPQGVEDGDVLTLARGGLLAQPRVYDDIVEAVIDATGRLNKPWSAQDNARTALAVSLTLLGVCAFLLLAAGPALGVGALIAGGGAVALLTVAAVVGRLGQLEAGQGLGIAAAVFAALAAYLAVPADLPLWGWPLAAAGLGMLVVAGISLALLPDGSDVQLVPLVLGGVIAVTALFAAIMPGDGTGAFALMIGVVATLGGALPWLVLSSTRIRVVSPQSDAEMFDDPVPIDADDVARRAARGQRILVALRVALGLAVIVGTPLVAAGSPVGAALCVLAFVAMMFPSRQAYARANVLAVMAVGTLGLAVAGLTASLAQPGLRLVLMLAIGAAAVIVVTVTLLSPKARTRLTRLADTAELVVVAVLLPLAVIAAGLA; via the coding sequence ATGAGCGCGCCCCGTGCGCTGCTGCGAATCTCCGTGCAGAGCGAGGGCAGGCGTCTCGACATCGGCGTGCCGGCTCAGGTTCCCCTGATCGAGTTCATGCCCGGGTTCGCCCGCAGTCTGGGGGTGCTCGACCCGACGATGACGTACGCCGGTTACGCCCTGCAGAAGGCCGACGGCACCGTCCTCGACGTCGCGCAGGGCGCCGCGCCGCAGGGCGTGGAGGACGGCGACGTGCTCACCCTCGCGCGCGGCGGGCTCCTCGCCCAGCCGCGGGTCTACGACGACATCGTCGAGGCGGTGATCGACGCGACCGGCCGCCTGAACAAGCCCTGGTCGGCGCAGGACAACGCCCGCACCGCCCTCGCGGTCAGCCTTACGCTGCTCGGTGTCTGCGCCTTCCTCCTGCTCGCAGCAGGCCCGGCCCTCGGGGTCGGCGCGCTGATCGCCGGTGGCGGAGCGGTGGCGCTGCTCACCGTGGCCGCGGTGGTCGGCCGGCTCGGGCAGCTCGAGGCCGGCCAGGGGCTCGGCATCGCCGCCGCGGTCTTCGCGGCCCTCGCGGCGTACCTCGCTGTCCCCGCCGACCTCCCGCTGTGGGGATGGCCCCTGGCCGCGGCAGGGCTCGGGATGCTCGTCGTCGCCGGGATCTCCCTCGCCCTCCTCCCGGACGGCTCGGACGTGCAGCTCGTGCCGCTGGTACTGGGCGGCGTGATCGCCGTCACGGCCCTGTTCGCGGCGATCATGCCGGGGGACGGCACCGGCGCGTTCGCGCTCATGATCGGCGTCGTGGCCACCCTCGGCGGGGCGCTGCCATGGTTGGTGCTGAGCTCGACCCGCATCCGGGTGGTCTCCCCGCAGAGCGACGCGGAGATGTTCGACGACCCGGTCCCCATCGACGCCGATGACGTGGCGCGGCGCGCGGCGCGCGGCCAGCGGATCCTCGTGGCCCTGCGCGTGGCGCTCGGGCTCGCCGTCATCGTCGGCACGCCGCTCGTGGCCGCCGGTTCGCCGGTGGGCGCTGCCCTGTGCGTGCTGGCGTTCGTGGCCATGATGTTCCCCTCGCGTCAGGCATATGCGCGGGCGAACGTGCTGGCCGTGATGGCGGTCGGCACGCTCGGTCTCGCGGTCGCGGGTCTGACCGCCTCACTCGCCCAGCCGGGCCTCCGGCTCGTCCTCATGCTGGCGATCGGGGCCGCCGCGGTGATCGTGGTGACGGTGACGCTCCTGTCGCCGAAGGCCCGCACCCGGCTGACGCGCCTGGCCGACACCGCCGAGCTCGTGGTCGTCGCCGTCCTGCTGCCGCTCGCCGTGATCGCGGCCGGGCTGGCCTGA